In Cryptomeria japonica chromosome 1, Sugi_1.0, whole genome shotgun sequence, the sequence ACCAGGCATTAGTAGGGATCATAAAAAATGGTATAGTGAGAGTAGCATCAAGCCCATTTCTTGTGGTTATGGAGGTAATTACAGTTTCAAAGGGACCTCTGTTAATCTTCCCTTGCATTCGATTTTGAAACCCACTTTGTTTACTGGAAAAGGCTTAGGCATAACAAATAAAAGAGGTCTGTTGTGGGTGAATGTTATCAGAGCTACTACAAGGTAAGAATATGTTGGTCGATCCCAAGAcaacatttttttttcttaatcCCCATGAAATAAACCTAATAGCCTGAAAATATACTCAGCGGTTTTGAATCTTCTCACAGCTCTTCAATTAATGGAGGAGATGATGCCCCAGATCAAAGCAAACAGTATAACAGTGTATTTTCTGTGTAAGTAAATTAATTCAACTCTGCACTGAATTCCCTAATCTATTCTTAAGAATGCAGATGTCATGTTTGAATGAAAGAATAACGATTTGGTAAAAGTAAAGATTGTTAGAACATTTTTTTCTTAAAGGTTGGTTTTTTGGAAGGATTTGTAGTGTCTTGTTTTTTTGGTCTATCTTGGATCTTTCAGATTGTCTTTTGGTCTTCTGTTGTATTTAATGCTTAATCTTTCTTTTTGACAAGGATATGGCCTTCAGAATCCCACCTGTGGCTTTTAGGTTGACAGTTTGAAAGGATTTGTAGTGTTctgtttttgtttgtcatcattgttCCTCGTAATAGTCTTTTGATCTCCTGTTTTTTTTTGACAAGGATGCGGCCTTCAGAATCCCACCCCTAAAAGACATGGTGTATAAGTAAGGTGTTAAAAAAAGTAAAATATGCGTTGCATTTTAAATGGCTGCATAGACGCTTCCCAGAATCCCTGCTTACCTTAATCGCTGATAACAAATAGACCTGATGTTGTGTTATCTCTGTTCCTCTACTTTTTATCTGTCCTTGTCATTTGATTTGTTTTGTTAATCTCATATCTCATTATACTCGATCTGTTTATCTAATGACTTCTGTATGTTTGTTAAAGGATCTGGGCCTTTTAAAAACCCCTTTTATCTTTCACAATATTTGTGAATTTGTTGGTACATTTTCAGATTCGCAGGTATATTTGGGTTCTTGATTAGACTGTCAAGGGGGATCTTAGGTGTGCTTTACAGGGAGAAAAAGACTTTTGAAAGAATTGAAGGTAAACAGAGAAAAATCTATCACCATTTCAACGTTTTGTCTGGTGTAATTCATAAAAGATTGAAGCATTTTGATACAGATAAAGTAGAGAACGCCGTGGAGATTGTGGAAGAAGTGGCAGACACTGTGAAAGATGTTGCAGAGGTGACCGAAGAGATTGCTGAAAAAATAGAAAAGCTGTCTAAAGAAGGGGACTTTGTTCATGAAACAGCTGAATTTGTTGATGAAATCTCAGAAAGAGTGGGCAGGGATGCAGGAATTGTGGAAAACCAAGTTGAAACAGTATACCCACATAACattctattttaattcattcacTTCACTAATTATAGTAATTCAATGGCATATATAATTGTCTATGGTTTATATGTGGGTGCAGATAAAGAAGACAATAAAGAGCATGGATGAAGAAGTGGACAAGGCAGAAGATGCTGTAAAGGATATAACAGAAAAAATATCAGAGGAAAACGTTAGTAAGGAGGATGAGAAAGAGATGGGTAGAGCAGAGAATTCATCAATTCCAACAGCGGAAACTGAGAAAGACAATAAATCCATGGATTCAGTTGAGGTCACTTCAAAATCTAAATTTGAAGTCGTTGGTTTTATGGAATTGTTGAGGAGATTCACATGGTTGCTTTTCTGGGCAAGAAGATTGTCACCCATGATATTGGGAGTGCTATTGGTTGTGATTTTTGGTGAGCAATTGATTGGTACATTTGTTACTTGTTATTCTCAATTCATGGCGCCATGATTGCTGCATTGGATTTGGTAAAACGTCAATTGGAAGGGATTGTTAATACTAAAATCTATTGAAAATAAAGCAACTTCTTCATAAGATTAGGTAACTTGTCTTGACTCTTCATTGTATGGCTGTCTTATGGTATATGGTTGACAAATGTATATACCTTGGGAGCATTAGTCCTCCTTAAAATATATCTAGAACATAATGGTAAGACAAAGTCTTCCTTTGGGAAGTTTTGACGAAATTAAATAGGAAAGAACAAgcaattttaataattttaaaaatgattCTTAACCTTTAAGGGAATTGTATTTAAAAAATACTTTTTAATATAAGGGCTAGGCTATACTAGCACCTGCTTTTGCAAGTGGGTGTTAACATGTAGAATACTCAACCTTTGCAAAGAAATGGTCAAAAGTGAAAGGATTTGTTTTGTTTGGAAAGTAAACCTTTTGAAAAAGATAGGGAAGAAGAATGATGATCAATATTAAGAAAGAATATCTAAAAAATAAATTTGAGTCGTGTTGTCAATTTCAATATGAGTAATAAGCACAAGGTGATAAAGTAAGAGGATCTGCATAATAATACATGGAAAATTGTTTCAATGATTCAAATATGGATCATCTTCAAAATCTTTTTGCTTGCATCTAGATCTATAAAAATGCATTgaagataataaaaaaaaattagagtaaaaaataaaaattttgatgtGCAAAGAAAAATGTTTCTAAATTGAATCATTAGCAAAATTTAGATCTTTCTAAATATAAAATATAAGAGCCATGTTTATTTAATGATTACATGCATTGTACCTAGATACTTGTTATTTTGACACCCACTTTAATCATAATGTGTCATTTAATTTGTCTATACTAGTTATCTACTTTCTattttttatgtgatattgtgATATTTATAGTATCAAtctttacacttatgcaaaatactTAACTACATGAATTATTAGTTTATTTGATTAATATAAATGttatttattttgatgttgattctaatattattttacatgttcataaggaaatttaaattaaacatgttttaaatttctaattatatatatatatatatatatatatatatatatatatatatatatatatatatatatatatatatatatatatatatatatatatttcatatgaGAATGATAAGGGATTTTGTAACTTAGAAAATGCAAACTCAATATCTTAAGCTTCAACTAAAATAAATATCTAAATACTAACAAAAAGATACAAGAGAAACTTCTATTAACTTCCACGATACAATATTAGAACAATGTGCAAGGTACCCAAGGGATATCcaataaaattcaaataatatataTAAAGTTCTCATGCAAGTAGTACAATAATAAGtatactataataataataatatctacTAATATTTCACCACAATGGTGAGACCATAAATTGTCTCATATTTAGCCAAATAAAATCATCTCTTCTTAATAAATTAGTCTCGAAGTAGATTTGAGCAATGATTGAAAGTTCTTTAGGTTGTTTAAGGAAGAATATATAGTAGATGTTTGGTTTATTTTTATAATTCAATTTGATTTGAATTGTTTCCTAGCTTCTATAATTCTCCATGAGTATGATGCCACAATGTATGTGAATAGATTATTAAACTCATATAAGTACAAGGCCCTAGAGATACTAGTAGTAGAGAGCTCCAAAGACACTAGCAATAGAGAGCTCTAAAGACTTTTGAAGGCTCTGAAGACATCATGGAAGTTGTAGTAGATTCCTCCAAACTACCAACACACTCTGACATTCTTGCCAGGCCCATTGACCATTAGTAATTCCTAAATTAATGAGCTAATTATCTATTTCATGCAAAGTTCAGGGATCTCTCAAAGTTATTTCACACTACCTTCTTCTACTAGGGATATATCTAGTTACAACAATACTTAAGTGTCATTCCATGGGAATTGTACATTCTATGTGGTAATCAAATTAGTAAATTGAAGAACAATTTCTTTATTCACATGAAGCACTAGAAGACTCCCATAAAATAGGCAAATATGAAGATGATGAAAAGTCAAAAAGTGTAGTTTCTAGTAAAACAATGACATCTCCCTCACTTCTTAATGAAATTCAAAATGATCTAGAAAGCTTAAGTTACAAGGAACCAAACGCAAAAAGTATTTGAAGAAATTCGCTAATAAGGACTAGTAATTTGTAACAAAAATCAATAATGTAAAAGGCAATTGAAGTCAAATACAACGGGTTTAGTTTGTTGGGAGTCTAGATAAATGCCTCCCCAGGAATGGATATCAAATGCACATTCTTGATGAATTGATTGAGTAGAATAAAAATAATTATTCTATAAATGCACTGTAAATGAttgtgttgtcattttatgacacccttggtccatcagtgagaaccgatcagagatatgttccatggaccagcgctgcctagttgatcaaggagaaaagcaatggaattatgaagtgtgaagtgttgtcttgtcagaaggaagttccttgtccttctaccctggatctctggaacccccaggttcccaagttccttgtccttctaccctggaactccggaaccccaggttcccaagttccttgtccttcaaccctggaactccagaacccccaagctcccaagttccttgttcttcaaccttgaaactctggaacccccaggttcccaagttccttgtccaactacagTGACCCCGGTCCCCGAAGTCTTCTAACTTGcttctggcttgcaacacttccggatggcatgatcgacactcaaggctttaaatgctctgatagttttggtgacttatgcactttttttgtggagccacaggggtgcatttaatgtttttggcaggatttccatcaagggaggtacgaggccatgctaggtgacttatgtcatgtctaacTTTGGAAAGTCAGTCAATCTATCTTCCTCAGAATTGCCtttggaggtatggctaggttgcttgcatgtacaagtcaagtgcatgcacttccctgcacttctagACTGACATGcaagggtcatgatcaccattgtaacctattttttctatataaggttgttaagcctcattgtaaagggttctctccctgttgcctagagttttctcatgctctcctcttctcttgaagacttgtaatctttgcatttctgcaactgtaagattggtgtttggccttatgattaattgaagaacactattcttgtcttctttcaacctatgtgtgttgtgtatgctttcttaccttcatcataggtgcgtgttgtggctctttctcttcatatatgatgcgttaactggttttctgagtgtgacttgtgggaatccttctcccctcttggcattcagtggattctaaccttcatctatgcattggggttactcatataactgaaagttgtgcatcttcagggtgtttcagttaattacttgtgtcatttaggttgggagaggaactatctcttcttggtgcatcacctcccttgtTTCAAGCaacttctctcttctcttctcctctgcaagttgttagggtaggctcaggaattagctttgaagtgttgagttggttcaacacctgcacctggatcgagtaggaagccaaccttctccggagattcaaccccttgcgcaaggtcccacacttcggggttgtttccatgtttcacaaggttgctaagttgatagctcagcaaggatgcaagcttttgtgataacagattGACCAAAGGAGAGAAAAAGTAAGGACTTATTTAGCTTGAGGAAGTCCGTGTTAGTTTTTAGTTTCATTTCCAACTTTGTATTTCTAGAGTTTTCAAACTAAATTTGATCCTAGTGACCATTTTATTTTCTATGATTCTTAGAGTAGATTCAATTCTTGCAAGTGGTGAAAtagtttagtcatttcaattactaGTAGTGTGAGATAGTTTAGTCTTTTGCAAGTGTGCTATAGAGTAGCTTTGATTCCCCCATGTGTGCCATATAAGAGATTGTCATGTAAGTTATCTCTTGCATCTAGCAATTGACACCCCCATGGATTGACAATCAAATAATGAGGATTGCAATGTTCTCCATCATATAGATCCTTTCCAAAATCTAACACACATTTGAATATAAGAACATAAACAAGACAAACACTAACATCAATAAAAATCACAATTCATTTCAAAATTATAAATTTAGACTTAGTATAACACATACAAGATAAACATACACCATCCACAAGAATCTCTACTCGTATCCCATACTACAAAACCTTTATTTATATGATATTATGTCTTCCTATGAGCACATGCCCAATGTTCACAACTTATACACGAGCCGTACAAGTAAATACAAACGAAGCAagtaaatgaaatgaaataaaattataataaaatcataTCACGTTTTATAAATGCAGACGCGTCCAGCTGTCTATTTTCCTTGTGTATTTCATTGCAGACATATCCATGTGACTTAGTTTGTCCACTTtccatttaacattcattttgggAGCGCGGGGGGACCGTACCATATACTTAAAGCTTTTTACTATTTAAGTTATTGTCGTTATCGCAAATTGCTCTACCTAAAGTTACACCACGGAAAGAAGTGGTACGAAAAGAGGAATGAAATGTGACAACTTAAATTTGATCCGTTTATTTAATGTCTGCTGTATCTAAGGCTAATCCTAAATTTATTTGTGTTCTAGGGGTGTGTAGAGGGATATATTTTCTTGGATATGGATAGAGGTTTATTGGAGGCCTTCTAATTGGTCACTCTTTTAATTTTTAGAAAGACATTCACAAGATAATAATTGTTTGGGTAGGGAGGTTTTCAAATTTAATCACATCAAAATGCACTTTCCCACTTGTTTTGGGTGGTTATGTGCATTTAAGATATTTATCATGTTGTGACTAGTTCTAGAGTGTGATTGGGTGACACGAAAATATCACTCACTATTAGAATATGGCATTTGTTTGGTCATTAAAGGATTGTTTTGTGGTGGGTTTTACTTAGAATCTTTAGAAGTCTAAGTTGCATTAATTAGTTGTAAACTAGAATTTAGGTTTAGTAAATGTTACCTTACTTTTAGGAAAGTATGTATAGAGAGAACCTTAGGAGTCTAAAAGGAAAAGGTGTAAAGAGGAGCAAAGAACATGGAAATGGATATCCacatagaagaagtgggattaggGTGAAGGAAAATTTGATACCACTAAATATTATGGATAAAAGGGTAAAGAAAATGGATGAAGGATCAATGAAATAGAGTTCTAGATACCCTTCTTGGTAAAGGGAATTATAAACTagtaattgcaccttggtgtgcaatgaatACATCGAAGTTGTTcttttttttgcatacatttgtgtagtacacGAGGTTAATTGCTAGACCATCCAAAAAACAATGATGTTTATGCAACAATGGTATTAATGAAAAAGTGATAGCTTTGAATCGACTGTGAATTCATTAATACGGAACCaaacaaaagtgaaataaaacctTTCAATGAAGAAGATAATTGggctccattaccaataggctcatgttaaTTTTGCAATAGTGAGAGGGGAGAGATGAATAGATAAAGAGAgcgagacatgtctagagataacagagagaggaagagagagatagagatggaaataaagagagagagggggggcaaAGAAACATAAAAGTAGAGATCtaggaaggagagggggagagatagggagagatattGATGGGTGAAGAGAGTGAGACATGTCTAGATAGAGCGAGAGAGGACGAGGGAGACGAATAAAGAGAGATATAGATGTAGAGGGAGAAAGAGAAATAAAGATAAAGATtaggagatagagagatatagaaaagaagagatatagagatacaaaaggggagagagagagagagagagagagagagagagagagagagagagagagagagagagagagatgtgtgcCCGCCAATTTGTAATTGAGACTCATTAATGAAGATGTTGGCATAGGTTAACACCTAGCATGGTGGTTATACCTTTAGTAAATCTTTGATCCAATTGTAATAGTTTtaacaaaatattaaattatttgtaaCTGAAATATATAACCTCATTTTGTttagcttttttatttttttaccgtCACGTATGCACTATCCTTTAGTACCCTTATCCACTTATACATCTCAAGACatattgtaatgcccgccaaaataccctaaagaaactaaacaataatatacaaatggagatacttttttttttaattaacatctaataacaattaatgcaacacataacatctccatctatttacattcgttcatcaattaaccaatatgaacatatatcattactcatttcatgaattaacgcaagcggaaatatcacaacatcattaatctttccctagggtactttagcatcattacttaaattgatttccacaatagcatactaCACACGTGAAagatatatttcaccttcattattgcatcataatataattatctactcatgagatatgcaacctacaacattacttacttcccatgatatgcataattttctttctaccaatgcatctatatgaattatacatgtttactaaatccatttaacatcctataacatattcatttattactccatgaacattcctttttcaagattatttaacattctaactagcctctaatcatcccatgagataatacaactgatccataatgcaattccattctattccaactataatccattcatttccatgactcataagatcacctctctataatagtacaatacaactaggccttaatcccaatttccaactacaattcatctacaaatataagtacattaaacacatcatgagcatagctctttctactacaggATTCTATCTATGAAATACAAAAAgtgttacattacatacattttatcttatccattacataaatctgctataaggtacatccatagtataTCATGAAGGAGAATCCACgtcatgcaagaagaatccaaagaacatcccaatgactaaaaagcaccaacctcccgaccatgtggaaccaaatgaaccaccccccgtgctaggagatgacataaggtcccaacacacactctaaacctaagttggcacctaaaaccaaggagactaaccacacaaagactctcaagcaagaacttacacaatataacaagaatgaactccgagaggcataaaactcatcaaaacataaatgcattcaataggc encodes:
- the LOC131069095 gene encoding uncharacterized protein LOC131069095 isoform X2; translated protein: MEKSMLKRSQITCIPGISRDHKKWYSESSIKPISCGYGGNYSFKGTSVNLPLHSILKPTLFTGKGLGITNKRGLLWVNVIRATTSSSINGGDDAPDQSKQYNSVFSVFAGIFGFLIRLSRGILGVLYREKKTFERIEDKVENAVEIVEEVADTVKDVAEVTEEIAEKIEKLSKEGDFVHETAEFVDEISERVGRDAGIVENQVETIKKTIKSMDEEVDKAEDAVKDITEKISEENVSKEDEKEMGRAENSSIPTAETEKDNKSMDSVEVTSKSKFEVVGFMELLRRFTWLLFWARRLSPMILGVLLVVIFGEQLIGTFVTCYSQFMAP
- the LOC131069095 gene encoding uncharacterized protein LOC131069095 isoform X1; protein product: MEKSMLKRSQITCIPGISRDHKKWYSESSIKPISCGYGGNYSFKGTSVNLPLHSILKPTLFTGKGLGITNKRGLLWVNVIRATTSGFESSHSSSINGGDDAPDQSKQYNSVFSVFAGIFGFLIRLSRGILGVLYREKKTFERIEDKVENAVEIVEEVADTVKDVAEVTEEIAEKIEKLSKEGDFVHETAEFVDEISERVGRDAGIVENQVETIKKTIKSMDEEVDKAEDAVKDITEKISEENVSKEDEKEMGRAENSSIPTAETEKDNKSMDSVEVTSKSKFEVVGFMELLRRFTWLLFWARRLSPMILGVLLVVIFGEQLIGTFVTCYSQFMAP